The following are from one region of the Mannheimia granulomatis genome:
- the purU gene encoding formyltetrahydrofolate deformylase, with protein sequence MIEHKILLTECPDDTGLVAKITNICYKHQLNIIKNSEFVDNETKRFFMRTELEGIFNDKTLLADLGFTLPEGSIYKLLPKQRKRIVILVTKEAHCLGDLLMKNYYGGLDVEIAAVIGNHDTLRGLVERFDVPFHLVSHENLTRVEHDKLLAEKIDEYTPDYIVLAKYMRVLNPEFVARYPNRVVNIHHSFLPAFIGAKPYQRAYERGVKIIGATAHFVNDELDEGPIIMQNVINVDHTYTAEAMMRAGRDVEKTVLSQALELVLSDKVFVYKNKTIIL encoded by the coding sequence ATGATCGAACACAAAATCTTATTAACTGAATGCCCTGATGATACAGGACTGGTCGCAAAAATTACTAATATTTGTTACAAACACCAATTAAATATTATTAAAAACTCTGAATTTGTCGACAACGAAACCAAACGTTTTTTTATGCGTACTGAATTGGAAGGGATTTTTAATGATAAAACTTTATTAGCCGATCTAGGCTTTACACTGCCTGAAGGTTCTATCTACAAATTATTACCGAAACAGAGAAAAAGAATTGTTATTTTAGTCACTAAAGAAGCCCACTGCTTAGGTGATTTATTAATGAAAAACTATTACGGTGGTTTAGATGTAGAAATTGCAGCTGTTATCGGTAACCATGATACATTAAGAGGATTAGTTGAGCGTTTTGACGTACCATTCCACTTAGTAAGCCATGAAAATTTAACTCGAGTTGAACACGATAAGTTGTTAGCAGAAAAGATTGACGAATATACGCCAGATTATATCGTCCTCGCTAAATATATGCGTGTACTCAACCCTGAATTTGTTGCACGCTACCCAAATCGGGTTGTGAATATCCACCACTCGTTCCTACCTGCGTTTATTGGGGCAAAACCTTACCAAAGAGCTTATGAACGTGGAGTAAAAATTATTGGCGCAACTGCCCATTTTGTAAATGACGAATTAGATGAAGGTCCAATCATTATGCAAAATGTGATTAATGTGGATCATACCTATACCGCAGAAGCTATGATGCGTGCAGGAAGAGATGTGGAAAAAACCGTCCTAAGTCAAGCATTGGAATTGGTCCTTTCAGACAAAGTATTTGTCTATAAAAATAAAACCATTATTCTCTAA
- a CDS encoding H-NS family nucleoid-associated regulatory protein, which produces MSALKSLLNIRSLRTLAKELDLEQLKSISEKLNVIITEKEEEIKLEELEKAKQLESLNKYKEMLKQDGLSIDELAALLADKVIKNRKVRKAVTPRPAKYKFTDENGNEKTWTGQGRTPKALQQALDKGKKLEDFAI; this is translated from the coding sequence ATGTCAGCGTTAAAAAGCCTTTTAAATATTCGCAGCTTACGTACATTAGCGAAAGAGTTAGATCTTGAGCAATTAAAATCTATTTCAGAAAAACTTAACGTTATTATTACAGAAAAAGAAGAAGAAATTAAACTTGAAGAATTAGAAAAAGCCAAACAACTAGAAAGCTTAAATAAATACAAAGAAATGTTGAAACAAGATGGGCTTTCTATTGATGAATTGGCTGCATTATTAGCTGATAAAGTAATTAAAAACCGTAAAGTTCGCAAAGCAGTTACGCCTCGTCCTGCAAAATATAAATTCACTGATGAAAATGGCAATGAAAAAACATGGACAGGTCAAGGTAGAACACCAAAAGCTCTTCAACAAGCTTTAGATAAAGGTAAAAAATTAGAGGATTTTGCAATTTAA
- the metX gene encoding homoserine O-acetyltransferase MetX, with the protein MAQHITLFEEKPLQLALGGELSPITIAYQTYGTLNIEKNNAVLICHALTGDAEPYYDSSTEKGWWQDFIGKGLAFDTEKYFFICSNVLGGCKGTTGPSSINPQTGKAYGSQFPTITVQDIVNVQKALLDYLEIPQLHAVVGGSFGGMQATQWGISYPEHVHNIINLCSSLTLSAEAIGFNHVMRQAIINDPHFNGGDYYDGIAPENGLKIARMLGMLTYRTDIQLAKAFGRETKQAGAIWGDYFQVESYLSYQGTKFLSRFDANTYLRLLRALDLYTPALGYESEEIALKRIKANYTFITVTSDQLFKQVDVYKSKRKLEQAGVKLAFHEFNSDFGHDSFLVDYDFFEPMIKQGLAK; encoded by the coding sequence ATGGCTCAGCATATTACGCTTTTTGAGGAAAAACCACTACAACTTGCACTAGGTGGCGAGCTTTCCCCTATTACTATTGCTTACCAAACCTATGGCACACTCAATATCGAAAAAAACAATGCTGTGCTAATTTGCCATGCTCTAACAGGCGATGCAGAGCCTTATTACGACTCCTCCACCGAAAAAGGTTGGTGGCAAGACTTTATCGGCAAAGGCTTAGCATTTGACACTGAAAAATACTTCTTTATTTGTAGTAATGTTCTTGGCGGATGCAAAGGCACAACCGGTCCTTCTTCCATTAACCCACAAACAGGCAAAGCCTATGGTAGCCAGTTCCCTACTATTACTGTACAAGATATTGTTAATGTACAAAAAGCCCTACTTGATTATCTTGAAATTCCCCAACTCCATGCAGTAGTAGGCGGATCTTTTGGCGGTATGCAAGCAACACAATGGGGAATTAGTTACCCGGAACATGTACATAATATAATCAACCTCTGCTCTTCGCTTACATTAAGCGCAGAAGCGATTGGCTTCAATCATGTTATGCGACAAGCGATTATTAATGATCCCCACTTTAACGGGGGCGATTATTATGATGGCATTGCCCCTGAAAATGGGCTAAAAATAGCCCGTATGCTCGGTATGCTAACCTACCGTACTGATATTCAATTAGCAAAAGCCTTTGGGCGTGAAACCAAACAAGCCGGGGCTATTTGGGGGGATTATTTCCAAGTGGAATCCTATCTAAGCTATCAAGGAACAAAATTCTTAAGTCGATTTGATGCAAATACCTATCTTCGATTATTAAGAGCATTAGATCTCTACACCCCTGCTCTCGGCTATGAAAGCGAAGAAATCGCCTTAAAACGTATTAAAGCCAACTACACCTTTATTACCGTAACCAGCGACCAGCTATTCAAGCAAGTTGATGTGTATAAAAGCAAACGAAAATTAGAACAGGCCGGCGTTAAATTAGCATTCCACGAATTCAATTCCGATTTTGGACATGACTCCTTTTTGGTCGATTACGATTTCTTCGAACCAATGATCAAACAAGGATTAGCAAAGTAA
- a CDS encoding Na+/H+ antiporter NhaC family protein produces MNLVDYSTSLWSVLPALIALILAILTRKVIISLSIGIIFGAFMLTNSSFLDALTYIKNSVVSLVYKGPEEGLNSNNVNIILFLVLLGILTSLLSISGSNQAFANWAQKRIKSKRGAKLVAAGLVFFTFIDDYFHSLAVGAIARPVTDKFRVSRAKLAYILDSTAAPMCVLMPISSWGAYIITLVAGLLATHSITGYSPLGAFMTMSAMNFYAIFAMIMVFIVAYFSFDIGSMARFERQAEKLAEVEEEHIEVKGRMRNLVFPILALILVTVSMMFKTGADALAEAGTPFSILGAFENTTVGISLVAGGLAGLIVATICIIASGNISFKNYIRSYGLGVKMMSGAITILFFAWTINGVVSDMQTGKYLSGLVGEHIAAGFLPVILFALAAGMAFSTGTSWGTFGIMLPIGAAMAVHSDPALIIPCLSAVMAGAVCGDHCSPISDTTILSSTGAQCNHMDHVVSQLPYALLVAAASIVGYLVVGFTHSALLGFLATAVVMALLIWVFRTKNAENK; encoded by the coding sequence ATGAATCTAGTTGATTACTCTACATCACTTTGGTCTGTGTTACCGGCGTTGATTGCATTGATTTTGGCAATTCTTACCCGTAAAGTGATTATTTCTTTAAGTATCGGGATTATTTTTGGTGCCTTTATGCTCACTAACAGCAGTTTTCTTGATGCTTTAACTTATATTAAAAACAGCGTGGTATCTTTGGTTTATAAAGGACCGGAAGAGGGGTTAAATTCAAATAATGTAAATATTATTTTATTCTTAGTATTATTAGGTATTTTAACCTCGTTATTAAGCATTTCAGGCAGTAACCAAGCATTCGCAAATTGGGCTCAGAAAAGAATTAAAAGTAAACGTGGCGCTAAATTAGTTGCAGCAGGTTTAGTTTTTTTTACCTTTATTGATGACTATTTCCACAGTCTTGCAGTGGGCGCGATTGCTCGTCCTGTAACAGATAAATTCCGTGTTTCACGTGCAAAGCTGGCTTATATTCTGGATTCAACTGCCGCACCAATGTGTGTGTTGATGCCGATTTCAAGCTGGGGAGCTTACATTATTACCTTAGTTGCCGGTTTATTGGCAACACATTCAATTACAGGCTACTCGCCATTGGGGGCCTTTATGACAATGAGTGCGATGAATTTCTATGCAATTTTTGCAATGATTATGGTCTTTATTGTCGCTTACTTCTCATTTGATATTGGCTCTATGGCACGTTTCGAACGTCAAGCAGAAAAATTAGCCGAAGTTGAGGAAGAACATATTGAAGTTAAAGGTCGTATGCGTAATTTAGTATTTCCAATTTTAGCTTTAATTTTAGTAACGGTTTCAATGATGTTTAAAACCGGTGCTGATGCATTAGCTGAAGCGGGTACGCCATTCTCGATTTTAGGTGCTTTCGAAAATACTACGGTGGGGATTTCTTTGGTTGCAGGTGGTTTAGCCGGCTTAATTGTGGCAACTATTTGTATCATTGCAAGCGGTAATATTTCTTTTAAAAATTACATCCGATCTTATGGTTTAGGGGTGAAAATGATGTCCGGTGCAATTACTATTTTATTCTTTGCATGGACAATCAATGGTGTGGTAAGTGATATGCAAACCGGTAAATATTTATCAGGTTTAGTAGGGGAGCATATCGCAGCAGGTTTTTTACCGGTAATTTTATTCGCATTAGCAGCGGGAATGGCATTTTCAACGGGAACAAGTTGGGGAACCTTCGGGATTATGTTACCCATTGGCGCAGCAATGGCAGTACACTCTGACCCTGCACTAATCATTCCATGCTTATCTGCAGTAATGGCAGGAGCAGTATGTGGTGACCATTGCTCCCCAATTTCAGATACCACGATTTTATCGTCTACAGGCGCACAATGTAATCACATGGATCACGTAGTTTCTCAATTACCTTATGCACTGTTAGTTGCAGCAGCATCTATTGTGGGCTATTTAGTTGTAGGCTTTACTCACTCCGCATTATTAGGTTTTCTTGCAACTGCTGTGGTAATGGCACTACTTATTTGGGTATTTAGAACAAAAAATGCAGAAAATAAGTAG
- a CDS encoding SanA/YdcF family protein — protein sequence MAILSLWQRIKQQMIKLFKIIVGLNLFAILALLVIDALTSYIVRDKVYTNIELLPHREYAVVLGTAKFYTKDVINEYYKYRLDTAAELIKDEKVDKLLLSGDNKTPYYNEPKTMTVDLLKMGIATQKIKQDYAGYRTFDSIIRAKEVYKLPPFTIVSQKFHCERALLIAKFRNIDAICYAAKYPEGAYQVRVREILARAAMMLSLLTGMAPETLEDLPSK from the coding sequence ATGGCTATTTTGTCGTTATGGCAGCGAATTAAGCAACAGATGATTAAACTGTTTAAAATCATTGTCGGATTGAATTTGTTTGCAATTCTTGCTTTATTAGTGATTGATGCCCTAACTAGCTATATAGTAAGAGATAAAGTTTATACAAACATTGAACTGCTCCCTCATAGGGAATATGCAGTGGTGCTGGGGACGGCTAAGTTTTATACCAAAGATGTTATTAATGAATACTATAAATATCGTTTAGATACTGCGGCAGAATTAATTAAAGATGAAAAAGTGGATAAATTGTTGCTAAGTGGTGATAACAAAACACCTTATTATAATGAGCCTAAAACGATGACCGTTGATCTGTTAAAAATGGGAATTGCAACACAAAAAATTAAACAAGATTATGCAGGTTATCGAACCTTCGATTCAATCATTCGAGCTAAAGAGGTATATAAATTGCCGCCATTTACGATAGTATCGCAAAAATTTCATTGTGAAAGGGCATTGTTAATTGCAAAATTTAGAAATATTGATGCTATTTGTTATGCAGCAAAATATCCAGAGGGCGCCTATCAAGTAAGAGTTAGAGAAATATTAGCTAGAGCAGCGATGATGTTGAGCTTACTTACAGGAATGGCTCCGGAAACATTAGAAGATCTGCCCTCTAAATAA